TTAGACTGAACTAGGAAATGCTTCGTTATAGTTTCAAAGAAAATATAAAgaacaaattatatttatatatattattctttAAACATCCGatgagctttttaaaatatataattgcatTAAAGTTTATATGTTTTtagatatcattcattcattttcttttcggcttagtccctttattaatctggggtcgccacagcggaatgaacctccaacttatccagcacatgttttacgcagcgcatgcccttccagctgcaacccatcactgagagaaccagcgaccttcttgctgtgaggcaacagcactaccttctgcgccaccgcgtcgccctgtttttatttatgtttatataaatttgTAGACAACACAATGGCTTTTTTTACTTCAGATGATTtgagaaattaatatttattggtatgacatgaaaacatttgttatttttgcTGATTGTCATttgcaaagttaaaataaataaataaatgacaatgttttattcataatttgGGAGAAAGAATTGTAAACCTTTTTAGAATCAAACATACTGAATAAAATCGTCCAGGGATATCTTGATATTATTCCAGACTctacatcaaactgacatcatatTTAATCTCCTAAATAAACTGATCAATAATTAATTTCTCTGTGTAACTATTAGATAACGTTAGGCTGGTCAACGGCTTCAATCCCTGTTCTGGACGAGTGGAGGTTCTTCTTAATGGTCAGTGGGGAACAGTGTGTGATGATGGCTGGGACGTGGCGGATGCTAAAGTGGTGTGTAAACGGCTGGGCTGCCCCTCCGTTCTGGAAATAAAAAAAGCAGCTTATTTTGGACAGGGCTCAGGGACAGTGTGGATGAATAATGTGAGCTGTTTTGGGAACGAGTCTGCATTGACGAGCTGTTCATACACACGCAGTCCAACCAGCTGTGGTCATGCGAAAGATGCTGGAGTCATCTGCGGATGTGAGTGCAAATGTTTTCGTTTTATTAAGAGAGATAATGGAGTCTTTCCAGAGTTCCACTGGGTATTAGCATCATAAATATGGGGAAAGGAagcagtttgtttttattaatgttcAATGCACTTTATGCTTTGTGTTTAATTGAGTTACTGCTGCTGCGTAAGTGTTTATAATAGCACAGTGAGTGGAAATTTGCAAGTGGATTTTGTTTCCTGTTAGGAAGATTACTTTGAAAATGTATCTCACAACAGATTACAAAATAGATGCAACTTGAACTGATACTTGAACTTGAACTGATACATTTTTCATTATGTGATCATTTGtcagtatacactcactggccactttattaggtacaccttactagtaccaggtcggACCCCCATTtgccttcgtggcatagatttaacaaggtgctggaaaattcctgagattttggtccatattgacatgatagcattacggagttgctgcagatttgttggctgcacatccatgatgcgaatctcccattccaccgcttcccaaatgtgctctattgaattgagatctggtgactgtggaggccatttgagtacttattgtcatgttcaagaaaccagtctgagatgattcacactttatgacatggcgcgttatactgctggatgtagccatcagaatatgggtacactgtggtcataaagggatggacatggtcagcaacaatactcaggtaggctgtggtgttgacacgatgctcaattggtactaataagctcaaatgtgccaagaaaatatcccccacaccattacaccaccaccaccagcctgaactgttgatacaaggcaggatggatccatgctttcatgttgttgatgccaaattctgaccctaccatctgaatgtcgcagcagaaatcaagactcatcagactaggcgacgtttttccaatcttctattgttgagcctgtgtgaattgtagcctcagctgttcttagctgacaggagtggcaaccgatgtggtcttctgctgctgtagcccatctgccttaaggttggacgtgttgtgctcttctgcagacctcggttgtaacgagtggttatttgagttactgttgcatttctatcagctcaaaccagtctggccattctcctctgacctctgggaccaacaaccacgccacgttcaaagtcacttaaatcacctttcttccccattctgatgctcggtttgaactgtagcagatcgtcttgaccatgtctaccagAAATTTGCTTAATTGATATAGCACAACTGTGACCTTTATTTATAATGCTTAAAGTGAACAAGAACTTAAATATAAGAACTCAGGCATATTGGTAAATTAGgcagaaatgtttttaatttcacTTGTTAATAGAGTTCTATGCATTCTGTTATGtcattcttattcattttgtatGTGAGAGACATGTGATGTCAAGACGATTTGTAATAATGCTGAATATTGACTGATGTAATTCCAGCATATTTGGCTAAGAAATGTAATCTTTTATGCTTTATGCTTTATGATTATGATTTATGCTTATGATTTATGCTTTCTCCAACTCTCTCAGATTTTAATATCTTTTTGAGGATTGAAGTAAAGGCTGCGGCTGGACTCACCCCAAACACTGCTGCAATCATGAATAAACTTCCCGCTGAGGTGAGTCAAAATCACTTTTTGTTGTCGTCTTCTGGCTGTTTACTTAACAATCAGTTCCATGTATTCACTTTCATTTGACTCGCATAGATAGGAAAGAAATTGCCAATACCTGTAAATGGGAAGCTGATAACTCAGGCTGATGGAAAAGTCTtccatgagagaaaaaaaactgcaccCTGACAGCCTGGTAAGACTTCGACATCCACTCAAAACTAGTTTAATTctgaatttattatttatcagaGTAACAATTTCACAATGGTGTTGGTTTCTCAGGTCATCGCGTGCATTCAGAGGAACAAGGATAATCTGATAGCAAACTGAATGGCTTATATTTCTTACAATGTCATCTTATTATCATTGCTTCATATGTaattcttatttttgtttttcaatgtaagtgtgatatttatttttagacattgACAGTGTTTAGATGCTGATAAAGTATCTTTTTAGGTCACATCCTGCTAACCaggatttaatatatatatatatatatatatatatatatatatatatatatatatatatatatatatatatatatatatatatatatatatatatatatatatatataatttgttcagaATAATTATTGCAAGAGCTACAATCTAATATATCAATGTGGAAATGGCAAACACTATAATTGTAAACtattataaacataatataaatgtaaagtataaatgtttttggtaacactttatttcgaaggtccatttgagtattagtagactgtttgcttaatatctgttaatattgcttcttcaacagacattaaactgactataagaaactttgcaggtacatgtcaatttacactaaccctaaccccaacagtctacttataatctaatgagaattagttggcatgtagatgcaatgtaacttaaattcaacaaaaggaccatcaaaataaagtctgaccatgttttttttttttgtaattataaaactactgtaattgtAAACGATCTAAAAGCCATAAAGAATATGGCAGAATGGCAATTCACAGGCATGAATGTAATTTGCAAAGaacaatataaataaagtgtAATAAAATAGTAAACATTTCTGGATGTTGTAACTTTATACTGGATACACTAAAAAAGTCATTATTAGGGGGCATCAGAAAGAAAACAACATGAATAAGTGAATAGAAATAATCATCTTTAATGAAAACACATCTTTTAAATAATGATCTATATACTTTCTTAAACTTATGTTTATTGAAGTAAAAACATCACCTTTAAATGAATGTTGATTACTGCTGTAATACAAATAAGCCACTTTAAAgatttaaaacagtgttttattaGTTAGTCTtactaaatacaatataataccaTTTTTGGGAAAAATAGATTTGCTTTtactaacaaacaaatgaacaaacaaacagccACTTACTTATATTTCTCGCAACGTTCTTGTTTATTAAACGTATCATATAATAATTAAACAGTTGGTCTTATGTGCTGGTTTGCctctagaacaggggtcaccaaacttgttcctggagggccggtgtcctgcagattttagctccaaccctaatcaaacacacctgaacaagctaatcaaggtcttactaggtatacttgaaacatccaggcaggtgtgttgaggcaagctggagctaaaccctgcagggacaccggccctccaggaccatgattggtgacccctgctctagaatcTCAGTACTTGTAcacaaataaattcattcattaattttccatcggcttagtctctattttagaggtcgccacagcagaatgaaccgccaactattccagaatatgtttttacATATTCCAGCcgcaactgggaaacacccatacacatttattcacattcacactcatacgctatagccaatttagtttattcaatccacctataatgcatgtgtttggactgtgggggaaaccggagcacctccacacagaaacgccaactggcccagctgggactcgaatcagcaaccttcttgctgtgaagcaacagtaaataaatatgaaattatattaaaaaagccATTTAAATTTAATGAAAAGCAATTAAATCAAACAAGCGTTAGTACTTTTGCATGATACTAGTTTATCTGATCAACACACAACTGCATTATTTAAGAAGCTGTTGATGTATTTACACTGTATGCATGCTTTGTTTAACTCCTTTCATTTCTCAAAAGGCAAAGAAGCTTTCCTGGTGAGTGCCCATTTTGGTGACGTCTGGTTGCTTTTAATTTAGCataatgttacagtatttatattaTCATTCCAGGTGCTGAATTATTGGCTCATAACCTACACAATAAGCACTGTTGAGAAgctttttgttgatgttttattGTTTGTCACATTTGTCAAAAGGAACGTGCCGAGCTTTGTGAATGATTTGCAACTGTAATGAACTGAGACGGACGTATGCACGCATTTAGCAGCAAAAGCAGCCTATTATTGTTTAAGAGCAGGGTGAAGTCCTAACCACACACAGAAACTGAAACCAGACTATAATATGACATATGAAATGTCTTCAGAAGGCATCAACTAAAGCAGACAAGTCCTGTCTTTGTGGTCCCATTTGGAGCTTTGCATACAATCTGGGATTGttgtaaacattcaaaacttcACCGTTTGCATCCTGTTAATGAGGCCCGGCAGTCTAATTAGGAATGAACAACTCATTTAAACCACCCAACCAAAATGCAAAAATCTTCTGTTTACCACTAAGGAATTCCTTGTGTCCAAGAGCAAAAGTTCAGACAGGATTAGGATTTGTGGAAAAACTAAGCAGTTCAGACACTTGCATACAGGGACCCTTACAATCCAGCATTAACATctcagaaataaacaaacaaaagctgtcattgaattattaatacattattaaaaggtcttaaaagtgtACATGGGGGtgttccggttttccccacagtccaaacacatgcactataggggtaTTGGggaaacaaaattggccatagtgcacaggtgtcaaactcaggtcctggagggccgcagctctgcacagtttagttcccaTCCCAATTAAACTCACTTGATCAAACTacttgagtccttcaggcttgtttgaaacctacagggaagtgtgttgaagcagggttggaactaagctgtgagggctgcagccctcctggaactgagtttgacacccctgccatagtgtatcagtgtgtgtgtgtgtgaatgtgagagtgtataggtgtttcccagtactgggttgaagctggaagggcatccagtgcgtaaaacatatgctggaatagttggtgctcattcagctgtggcaactcctgttaaataagggactaagccgaagaatgaatgaatgaatgaatgaatgaatgaatgaaaagtattCATAAGATCTTAAAGGTAGATATTAATACCAAAGAAATTTAACACTGCTGTTTTGGGGACTAATATGTACCTTGTCAAAATGCATGGTTATGGTGCCATTATGGACACTTTtaggtacatattaatacataaCGTTTTGACAAGGGACATATTAGAGCCTTAAAAGTACAGCTATGTACCTTTATGGTCTCATTATGGACCTTTTAGTAACATATCACTCCAATGACAGCCTTTGTACTCTTATTTCTAAGAATGTAATGTACAGTCTATTGTAAAAATTTTAGCTAGTAATTCGTACCTAAATATGTAAAATTACACTCTCAGCTCCGACATAAAGGTATAATTCTGTTTtagaatatacatttttatacctAAAGTGTCCATCAtggtaaattaaataattattaaatacctAAAAGTACTAATTGGTGTAATTCTGTACACTAGTGCACCTAAATTAGCCCATAGTGGTGCCATAAAGGTACATAGTAGAACCTAAAATTTTGACATGCACACTAATGCACAGAAATACACTAATTAGtacttttaggtactaataaTGTCCTTTAATTTACCAAGATGGACCCTTTTGGTAcaaaaataaaccttttaaaaagGCAATACCCCAGTGACAGCATTATACCATGATTTTGGAACGTGTATAAATGAAAAAACAAGCTGATAAAAAAGCAGGAATGATAAGAAATGAGGGAGTGATACCTTGTGTTActtttctgtctgtctatttgccAGTCACGACATCTTTCGTTAGAACATTTGGTTACACACCTGTTGAACATATGCTGTAATTAGCAAATACATGTAAATGAATACTCTGAAAAGGTGTCAGCGTCAGGTGAAGGGAGGAGACGTCAGAGCTGGAGAAATGCACTATGAATTCCTAACATACAGACTTATTTTTCAGAGCAGGAAGGAAGACATGGGGCACCTCAATAGGTTTAAagatattttctatttaaatgttGGAATATATGTTTGTGTTATTTGTatgaaaaatttatattaatttattgttaagtTTTTTAATTATACACAATAAGTTCACTGTTTCTGTTTTCTCTGTTAGCTTTAGTTGCTTTACTTTGTAGAGCTTACTGTGTATTAAAAACTATAATTTTatcaatgtatatttatatattaatataatacacgTAAACTGATACTGttcacaaatatttcacaaatcaaAAAGtgttcaaatattatatatataaatattattttcagtgttattGTTTTTCTCAGTTTCTTCCTATCAGGGCTGCTGTATACAGTATGGCTCATTTTCACTCAGAGTAAGTAAACATTAACACTACTCATACTAACTTATTTAGCTATATAGAGTGAAGGCAAAATGACTAGCTCTCCTatgaaatgttaattattttaaaatatttccctagTGATCTTTAACAGAGGTCATTTTCACATAGTTTCTATAATATCTGTTCTTCCAGAGAAAGCCTCCTACTTTAGTTTGGTTGAAATAaggcagttttaaaaaaaattaaatactatttaagaTCATTAGCATCCCCTTAAGAATTTCTTTTTCAattcactgttgtccaatgacttgcctaattaacctaactcatctagttaacccaattaacctagttaaacctttaaactgcacttaaaTATCTTGTAAACTAACCAGTAAAACCAGAAAAAGAATTACTTAATGATtctcaatgtgttttttttttcagttttgggaaTTTCCTGTTCATTTGTCAGGCTCGTTGACGACAGCAGCTCTTGTTCAGGAAGAGTGCAGGTTCTCCATTCTGGCGAATGGGGAGCAGTATGTTATGATGGCTGGGATTTGCTTGACGGAAATGTTGTGTGTGGGCAATTGGGTTGTGGGGAGGTGCAAGAGTTGAAAGTAGCAGCATTTTTTGGCCCAAGCTTAGGACAGATATGGATGAATCGTGTAAACTGTGTTGGGAATGAATCGTCATTGGCAGACTGTGCGATGGAGAGTTTGGGACCAATCGGATGCCTGAATGATTTATATGCTGGTGTCATCTGTCAGCGTGAGTAGAAACCCTTTTAAACCACTCTTTAATTATATCTTTTAATTGACAATTGTcacattttgtgattcacaagtgttttttgtttatttacagttgtgaattgcattataggatgttgatctctgtctgctctgtcgacatttcatgtttaaaattcaactttacagtttaacaaagtgaccttTTGCCCCAAAATATAATTATACTTCAGGAAGAAATATAAAGAGACAAAATAAATACGAgctttgttgtttaaaacatcaGGAATCAAACAAATGGTTAAAATACTGAAAATAACTACGCAAATATTTTACATCAATTCAAATATAACAAtacataaatcattttaaatgaatttacattaaaggtgcagtaggtgatctgccacaatgctaactGGTTGCATTAAtgtctttgaaacacagtcccacccctgccgttcaaagccacgcctcctggaACACGAACACGCACCATTAAGATTACAGCAGACAACCCTCTCTCACGTGCTGTCCTAAAGCGTTtctgcttagtggttggctggcggCGGGCAGGAATTCAAAGTAgctggtaaacaatatagagagattcaaaaatgaaccaatgtcaACATAAAATTCCACGTTCACGCCGTAACGCTGTTAAAATCTCAGAATTTAAATCTTTACTGAAAACTCATTTGTTTTCTAAACGCTACACTTCTCATCTGATAAACTGACCACTTTGTTTGATCAACCTGTACTCTGCATATTTGTCTCCTAGGTCTTGttttgtatttccagtttgttatatttgacttccTGTATGTTTGTGAACCTTATGTTGTCTCTACTTGATTAATGTTTCTTTCAATGTCTGCTTGTACTAACTCTTTTTGTTACAGTCATTGTAAAGTGTCATTGAGCTTTGGAaaggcactatataaataaaatgtattattattattattattattattattattattaatattattattattattattattattattattaaaaccaacttcacctcagtgaAGTATTATTGACTTaggttttgttgttaaactaaataaaaatctacattgttCGTGGTGTCAAAGGTCCCTCATGAAATTTTAAAtaatcacatcaatctttcgccagaagatttcagtggctgagcaacacttctgtgcagataacccattcataaaacaacacaatctacatcagctttgcgtgactacaatagttttaaaacagaacagacCTGTCTAAAAGTAATACGCCAGCCATGGtgtcctccagtgtgcaaaagtgaCTCCAATGttgattcaggatttgaaaaagtggcggcgcagtaggtagtactgtcacctcacagcaagaaggtcgctggttcgagcctcggctgggccagttggtgtaactgtgtggagtttgcatgttctccctgcgttcgcgtgggtttcctccgggtgctctggttcccccactATCCAAATacgtgcggtacaggtgaattgggtaggctaaattgtccgtagtgtatgaatgtgaatgagtgtgtgtgtggatgtttaccagagatggctggacgggcatccgctgcataaaagttggcggttcattccgctgtggcgaccgtggattaattaagggactaagccaaaaagaaaaggaatgaatgaaaaagttttgattcagcatttgtttttactgctctcTCTCTCGTCTCTTATGCACATGAACGTGCGACGTTTGTGTATGCACAAATATCGGATCTGCATGATAAGAGGTgagcagttgtacaaatctatatttgctgacagacagtttgggctacttatcagaattatgggaaatatCGGCCCGACAATATTTGATTGAATGAACATtgtttagtcttatgccttacccagaatataaaaagacatgtaaaaacatttagatcatttactttaatgatTACTATTGCAATGTGATGAAACTTTCAACCAGCTCAACAgataatgtttctgaagacaatcacctactgcacctttaatttaaataataatgataataatgttcaATACACATTTTGTACATTGCATTGTgtacagtgacttttattgacattttagtagcttgaaatgATGTATAAGtgataatatatagagaaatgtgtctgtaaaa
This region of Danio aesculapii chromosome 4, fDanAes4.1, whole genome shotgun sequence genomic DNA includes:
- the si:dkey-14d8.20 gene encoding LOW QUALITY PROTEIN: deleted in malignant brain tumors 1 protein (The sequence of the model RefSeq protein was modified relative to this genomic sequence to represent the inferred CDS: inserted 1 base in 1 codon), which codes for MGCGDAVQAKTPVRLINGDNSCSGRVEVFYSGQWGTVCGDGWDLTDAAVLCKDLGCGDVIEVXNDNYFGQGSGPVWLSDLQCSSTDTRLRDCKSSGWSSNSCGHEKDAGVICQDNVRLVNGFNPCSGRVEVLLNGQWGTVCDDGWDVADAKVVCKRLGCPSVLEIKKAAYFGQGSGTVWMNNVSCFGNESALTSCSYTRSPTSCGHAKDAGVICGYFNIFLRIEVKAAAGLTPNTAAIMNKLPAEFWEFPVHLSGSLTTAALVQEECRFSILANGEQYVMMAGICLTEMLCVGNWVVGRCKS